From a region of the Triticum aestivum cultivar Chinese Spring chromosome 7D, IWGSC CS RefSeq v2.1, whole genome shotgun sequence genome:
- the LOC123170185 gene encoding uncharacterized protein: MASPAAACSLPTHTAPSLDDKPADEAGLRRLRRRRRRRCICICALVTLGVLLLLGVTLLVLFLTVFRVRDPTTRLLSTRLVGLAPSLTQPNFTLLLTVAVHNPNPASFSYASGTTGLWYRGAHVGDAQVDPGRIPSKGDGVVQLEMTVLTAGFTKDMAQLIRDIEAGSLPLDANARIPGRVAVLGVFKLNVVAYSDCHIVVGFPDMEIRGQDCRDHAKL, translated from the coding sequence ATGGCCTCCCCAGCAGCAGCGTGCAGCCTCCCGACCCACACAGCGCCTTCCCTCGACGACAAACCAGCGGACGAGGCCGGCCTCCGCCGCCTGagacgccgccggcgccgccgctgcaTCTGCATCTGCGCCCTGGTCACCCTCGGCGTGCTCCTGCTCCTGGGCGTCaccctcctcgtcctcttcctcaccGTGTTCCGCGTGCGCGACCCCACCACGCGCCTGCTCTCCACCCGCCTCGTCGGCCTCGCGCCCAGCCTCACCCAGCCCAACTTCACGCTGCTGCTCACCGTGGCTGTGCACAACCCCAACCCGGCCTCCTTCTCCTACGCCTCCGGCACCACGGGCCTCTGGTACCGGGGCGCCCACGTCGGCGACGCCCAGGTCGACCCGGGACGCATCCCTAGCAAGGGGGACGGCGTCGTGCAGCTGGAGATGACGGTGCTCACCGCCGGCTTCACCAAGGACATGGCACAGCTGATTAGGGACATCGAGGCCGGGTCGCTGCCACTGGACGCCAACGCCAGGATCCCGGGGAGGGTGGCCGTCCTGGGCGTGTTCAAGCTCAACGTCGTCGCCTACTCTGACTGCCACATCGTCGTCGGCTTCCCGGACATGGAGATCCGAGGCCAGGACTGCCGCGACCACGCTAAGCTCTGA